DNA from Malus sylvestris chromosome 11, drMalSylv7.2, whole genome shotgun sequence:
gtagccaatctgggtgaaccacgtacatcttgtgtttgctttcctatctatatccatttatatacttatccacactaatgatcggagcaatctagcgaagatcacaaaaagcgaccgttttcgctacctaggatatatcgtgcaagagaacggagaattagagagagatctcaaccatagaatagaagttggatagatgaagtgtaagagtgcatccggcaggttgtgtgaccgtcgtaggccactgaagctcaagggaaaattttataggacggcaataaggccagcgatgttgtatgacacagaatgttgggcggtgaagcatcaacacgtacacaaaatgggtgtggcggagacgaggatgcttcgtgggatgtgagggcacacaagaaatgataagattggaaatgaggatattcgaggtaaagtaggagtggccgaaattgaaggaaagatgagagaaaatcggttccggtgatttggacatgtgcaaagaaggcctactgacgctccggttcgaagatgtgactacgggacagaggttcagggccaaaggggtagaggaagacctaggaaaactttggaagagactctaagaaaagacttagagtacttggttctaacggaggacatgacacaaaaccgagcgcaatggcgttctaggattcatatagccgaccccacttagtgggaaaaggctttgttgttgttgttgttgttgttgtattaagTGACCCctccttgtcaactttttgccatttttcctattttgccctcacttttgatacacaatatttacacaaggagggcaaaatagtatttttgtatcttttgaactTTTTGCCCCTTGTTTTCCTAGTTttccctcacttttgatacacaatatttacataagaaaggcaaaatagtaattttgtatcttttgagaaaatgacaattatatccctatttttcctattttacccttacttttaatacacaatatttacataagataaaaaatatgcacttattaagagaaattgtcctaccatcattttttcatacaAGTGAAATCATGATGTTTTTTGGATAGTTTGAACGAACTGAAGTGGTTGCGCTTGAGAAGAACGTAAGAGAAGGTGAGCGGTTGAAAAGGCTTTAATTTTGTactttttgacaaaatgacaatcatatacctatttttcctattataccctcatttttttagaaaatgacaatcatataccTATTTTTCCTATGACAAAACAGTAATATGtaatattaagaaaaaatatgcattattaagagaaattgtttcatcattattattccatactctttttaaaattttaaaaaataatcactCCTTAATcaataacaaaaactaaaatgaaaatGTTCACACACAGAATGTGTGCTCatctagtagtataaataacCATAACCTAAAAGTTACCaattgttttctattttttcccCTTGCTTTCTCGTCTTTGATTTGTTACCCAACTGCACCAATCAGAGCCCGATTAGGTGCCAACGTAGTTTTCATCCATGAAATTTTGTCTCATGGTGATAACTGCATTTGCTTCTTTTAATCACAACAAGGaacagattttcctaaattattTGCATGCTTCTATTTGGTCAGAccaaaaatgcttttaaaaacagggaaaagaaaaaaaaatgctttaAATCAATTTCAGGCTAGTCACTGATTATTGTTTTTTACTACTCGTACGAATATAGTGAAGGTAAACTCCAAAACACCAGTTGTATAATAACACATCCAAACCTTCAACCTTTTTCATGCACCAGTACAACATGGCTGGCTACAATCTTCTCAAgctttccctcttcctcttcctcaccCTCTCCACCTTGGCCTACAGCAGCGACGACGGTGATGAAACCAACAAGAACAACCACGCTCGCAGCCTTCACTCTAAGCCTCTAATGCTCGTAAAGATATGGTGCatggttttggtttttgttgGGACATTTGCAGCCGGAATGTCTCCCTACTTCTTAAAGTGGAACGAGGGGTTTCTGGTTCTAGGAACGCAGTTTGCCGGCGGTATTTTTCTTGGAACAGCTCTCATGCACTTTCTCAGTGATTCAAACAAGACTTTCGAAATCTTGACTGAGAAGGAATACCCTTTTGCATATATGATGGCGAGCCTGGGGTTCTTGATCACCATGCTTGGGGATTCTGTGGTTTCATATGTGTATGCTAAGCAGAAGGACAGTGACCCTGAAGTTCAAAGTAGGTGCTAATTCATGATATGTGCTCTTGCTAAGCACTGTTATAGGCTGTGAACCTTTTGCTAACCATTTTGTTTTCAGTTCTTTCGATTCGGTGAAGATTCTGATTTTACGATTTTCTTGTTATGTTACAGGAAAGGCCGTTCAAAAGGTGAGATACGTAGGTTTTCTATTATCTGAGTAGAATATACAAGTTACTAACTTACTGGCAGAAATATGGTATATTGCCATATATTCAATATGCTATGTTTTTCAATTGAATAAAACTGAACCGGTATATAACTTTATCGGTGGTCCTAATTCATGACTTTGGAAATTGCTTCTTAAAGAAAAAACACTCTCTGTTTagaaatatttaataaatatgcAAGTGCTCTTTTTAGCAAAgtatttaactttttttttcccaaacatGATCATAAACGCTTTGGGCATgcttttcaaaagcactttcaaacggACTTCAGTCTCAAGACGCAACATAACATGTTAGATTGTCTAGTTTGTGATTCCAAAACTGAGAGAATATTTTATGTAATGTATGCTTTGACTGCAGGGCCATGATGTTCATGGTGACCACCCTGCAACAGTTGGTTCAGTTGGGGATAGCATCTTGTTGATCGTAGCCTTGTGTTTCCACTCTTTCTTTGAGGGTATCGCAATCGGAGTTGCCAGCACGAAAGCTGAAGCTTGGAAGGCTCTGTGGACAGTCAGTCTGCACAAAATCTTTGCAGCCATCGCCATGGCCATTGCTCTCCTCCGAATGATTCCAAACCGTCCCTTCTTATCATGCACAGCATATGCTTTTCTGTTTGCCATTTCCAGTCCAATTGGTATCGGAGTTGGGATCACGATAGATGCCAGAACTCAAGGTAGAACGGCAGATTGGATCTCTGCCATATCGATAGGTCTGGCATGCGGCGTGTTCATATATGTATCCATAAACCATCTGCTTTCAAAGGGTTATACAGTTCACAAGGCAGTCTCTGTTGACACTCCCCACTACAAGTTTTTGGCTGTGTTGTTTGGAATCGGAGTAGTATCAGTTGTCATGATCTGGGACACTTGATATAATCGTGCCAAGGAGTCTGTCGTTCAAGTAGTTATCCGCATTCATCATGTACTCAATGTCCGTTTGATTCTACCTTCAGTATCGCttgtaaaaatgtaaaaataaaaataatgctAAATATTGACAATGACTAAATTTCGGGGACCAAACAGCGTAATTTAAAAAGTTGGCGACAAATTCATGAGAAAAATTGGCAGATATATGCGCAGTACAAACAATCAATGCAGAGTTCATTATTCACCTAATCAGACAAATCATGATAATTAACACCAAAGTATAAACACCATTTGAAAAACTTCACCGTAAACAAACGGAATGACATAATTCCAGAAAGAAGAAACTCCAACGGTTGCAAAATCTTCTCCTTTAACACCTGCTTTACTAGATTTCAAGGTGGTATAGCTGTTAAGAACTCTACCATCGCATAGTAAAAATTGTCTCGTCTAAACCTCTAAAATTTGCTCAAATGCAAAGACGTCAGACAAGTCATCCCCGGTGTTCAAAGTTCTGCGTGGTAAACTTTCCCAAGGCAAGCTGTTACAATAAAAGGCCCTGCCAAATCCCCCAAAAGACAGCCTgcgaaaaaaaagagaaaaattatATACATGTATAGACAATTCACTTACCAATAGATACAGACAAATTAGAAAGTCACTTACCAATCCACTGGCCAGATGAAGGGCGGATGAGCGAGGCACCAATACCTGCCCCAATGGAAGCAAAAACTAGTGATGCACCACACCGGAGAGTAGTAACTGTAACCTTCTTCCCAAGAATCTTGCCTTGTTCTGCCGTATCGATGTCATCAACCTCTTCTCTAGACTTTATCGTATGAGAAAAATATCGGTAGATTTCAATGCCAACTTGGATGAGCCACGACGCTGCCACACCTAGAAAGTGCCCTGAgtaaacaaataaacatacatgaaAGGCACAGTGAGACTGAAAGCTCAACCAACCAACAACAAAGAGaccacacaatttttttttctttcaatttcaatAGAATACATGAATTAGAATATTACCTCTGAAAGTTGTTTTGCTAACACTGAAGAAGAAAACTAAAGTAGGCAATCTTCTTCCAGCTTTCCTCGTGGCGGACTTAGGAACATCTGTAAATTTTGTATGTCAGTAACTCACATATTTTGAAGAGGCAAAACACATAGTTAGCTAAATTTATCACATTTACACACTTGTTTTTTGAACTTATTCTTCTCAAACAGAACTAGATTTAAATTTTATGGAAAGAAAGTACCTTTGAGAAGTTTCCATGCCAT
Protein-coding regions in this window:
- the LOC126590557 gene encoding zinc transporter 11-like, with product MHQYNMAGYNLLKLSLFLFLTLSTLAYSSDDGDETNKNNHARSLHSKPLMLVKIWCMVLVFVGTFAAGMSPYFLKWNEGFLVLGTQFAGGIFLGTALMHFLSDSNKTFEILTEKEYPFAYMMASLGFLITMLGDSVVSYVYAKQKDSDPEVQRKAVQKGHDVHGDHPATVGSVGDSILLIVALCFHSFFEGIAIGVASTKAEAWKALWTVSLHKIFAAIAMAIALLRMIPNRPFLSCTAYAFLFAISSPIGIGVGITIDARTQGRTADWISAISIGLACGVFIYVSINHLLSKGYTVHKAVSVDTPHYKFLAVLFGIGVVSVVMIWDT